In Yersinia enterocolitica subsp. enterocolitica, one DNA window encodes the following:
- the chbG gene encoding chitin disaccharide deacetylase, protein MEKLLIVNADDFGLCKGQNYGIIEAFRHGIVSSTTAMMNCAEIYHAAELSKQNPALPVGMHFVLTYGRPLTAMPSLVDAKGELGKWLWARAEAGELNLDEIAQELTAQFNKFVAVFGRPPTHVDSHHHVHMLPQIYPLIESFAHEKSLPLRIDRHEAQQQGMVLNSPRSTEWFDAGFYGENLTEQSFLQLLAKADQNGINTIEVMCHPAFIDKILMTSGYCYPRLTELEILTSPALKQSIEQLGYRLGSYSDC, encoded by the coding sequence ATGGAAAAGTTACTTATTGTTAATGCTGATGATTTTGGTCTATGCAAAGGCCAAAATTACGGAATTATTGAAGCATTTCGGCATGGTATTGTTTCATCAACCACTGCCATGATGAATTGTGCAGAGATCTATCATGCGGCGGAACTGAGCAAGCAAAACCCTGCATTGCCAGTAGGTATGCACTTTGTTCTGACTTACGGTCGGCCCTTAACTGCCATGCCATCATTGGTGGATGCCAAGGGTGAATTGGGTAAATGGCTATGGGCGCGGGCCGAAGCGGGTGAGTTAAATTTAGATGAAATTGCCCAAGAATTGACTGCGCAATTTAACAAATTCGTCGCTGTGTTTGGCCGCCCACCAACTCATGTTGATAGCCATCATCATGTCCATATGTTGCCTCAGATTTATCCGTTGATTGAATCTTTTGCCCACGAAAAATCACTACCATTACGTATTGATCGCCATGAGGCGCAACAGCAGGGCATGGTGCTGAATAGTCCCCGTAGCACCGAGTGGTTTGATGCCGGATTTTATGGCGAGAATCTGACAGAACAGTCTTTTTTGCAGTTGTTAGCAAAAGCGGATCAAAATGGAATTAATACCATTGAGGTGATGTGTCACCCGGCCTTTATCGACAAAATTCTGATGACCAGCGGTTACTGCTATCCACGACTTACTGAGTTGGAAATATTGACGTCGCCAGCATTAAAGCAATCGATTGAACAGCTTGGCTATAGATTAGGGTCGTATTCGGATTGCTGA
- a CDS encoding glycoside hydrolase family 1 protein, with protein MKYQFPENFWWGSATSATQSEGASLRDGKSQNIFDYWYDIAPERFHGQIGPENTSTFYDNYQQDILLLKALGHNTFRTSISWSRLIPTGDGELNPKAVTFYNAIIDALLANGITPFINLYHFDMPLCMQEKGGWESRAVVDAYARYAKICFTLFGDRVKHWFTFNEPVVPVEAGYLNDLHYPCVVDFNRAVTVAYHSVLAHAKAVENYRELKQGGDIGIILNLTPTYPRSDSIPDSVAANHADLLLNRSFLDPVTKGTYPDELIALLREYDLLPKIEPGDCQLIANGVVDLLGVNYYQPRRVKAKDIPTPQRQVKTPEDLFSFYEMPGRKVNPHRGWEIYEKGLYDILTDLKQNYGNIPCYISENGMGVEGEEQFITPSGRVEDEYRIEFIREHLKWLHRALQEDCNCKGYHLWTFIDCWSWLNAYKNRYGLVRLNIADQSRVIKKSGYWFADVARQNGFN; from the coding sequence ATGAAATATCAATTTCCCGAGAATTTTTGGTGGGGTAGTGCCACTTCTGCAACCCAATCTGAAGGGGCGTCATTGCGGGATGGTAAAAGCCAGAATATCTTTGATTATTGGTATGACATCGCACCAGAACGTTTTCATGGCCAAATTGGCCCGGAAAACACCTCCACCTTTTACGATAATTATCAGCAGGATATATTGCTGTTAAAAGCATTAGGTCATAATACTTTCAGGACATCGATTTCATGGTCGAGACTGATCCCAACCGGTGACGGCGAGCTTAATCCTAAAGCCGTCACCTTTTATAACGCGATCATTGACGCCTTGCTGGCAAATGGCATCACGCCATTTATCAACCTCTACCATTTTGATATGCCGTTGTGCATGCAAGAGAAAGGCGGTTGGGAAAGCCGTGCGGTGGTTGATGCTTATGCACGCTATGCCAAAATCTGCTTTACCTTGTTTGGTGACCGAGTAAAACACTGGTTTACCTTTAACGAGCCAGTGGTGCCGGTTGAAGCTGGCTATCTGAACGACTTACATTATCCTTGTGTGGTAGATTTTAACCGAGCGGTAACTGTGGCCTACCATAGTGTCCTGGCTCATGCCAAAGCCGTTGAAAACTATCGGGAACTGAAGCAGGGTGGTGATATTGGCATCATTTTGAACCTCACCCCAACGTACCCTCGCTCTGATAGTATTCCCGATAGTGTGGCTGCAAATCACGCCGATCTGCTACTTAATCGTAGCTTTCTCGATCCCGTCACTAAAGGTACTTACCCTGACGAACTGATTGCATTGTTGCGTGAGTATGACTTGCTACCCAAGATCGAACCCGGCGATTGCCAACTTATTGCTAATGGCGTCGTTGATTTATTAGGCGTTAACTATTACCAGCCAAGAAGAGTCAAGGCGAAAGATATTCCAACCCCTCAGAGGCAGGTAAAAACGCCAGAAGATTTATTTAGCTTTTATGAGATGCCGGGGCGGAAAGTTAATCCGCATCGTGGCTGGGAAATTTATGAAAAAGGGTTGTATGACATTCTGACAGACCTGAAACAGAATTATGGCAATATTCCCTGCTATATCTCTGAGAATGGCATGGGGGTTGAGGGCGAAGAGCAATTTATCACCCCATCAGGCCGGGTTGAGGATGAATATCGCATTGAGTTCATTCGCGAGCATCTAAAATGGTTACATCGAGCCTTGCAAGAGGACTGCAATTGTAAAGGCTATCATCTGTGGACTTTTATTGATTGCTGGTCTTGGCTTAATGCTTATAAAAATCGTTATGGATTAGTGCGATTGAATATCGCAGATCAATCGCGGGTCATAAAGAAAAGTGGTTATTGGTTTGCGGATGTTGCAAGGCAAAACGGCTTTAATTAA
- the hdeB gene encoding acid-activated periplasmic chaperone HdeB, which yields MSYKSLRNIALTGLLLSAAATSFAATTSATATTPSDMTCKEFLDLNPKSFTPVVYWVLNDDTQYKKGDYVDLHETDTIVTPKVVEVCKKAPESKLSEIKQDILGFAKKHM from the coding sequence ATGTCCTACAAATCACTTCGTAATATTGCATTGACTGGTTTATTACTTTCCGCTGCCGCAACAAGCTTTGCAGCAACCACTAGCGCAACGGCGACTACCCCGAGTGATATGACCTGCAAAGAGTTCCTGGATCTGAATCCGAAGTCATTTACTCCGGTTGTTTATTGGGTATTAAATGATGATACTCAATATAAGAAAGGTGATTATGTTGACTTGCACGAGACTGACACTATCGTGACACCGAAAGTGGTCGAAGTCTGCAAGAAAGCACCTGAAAGCAAACTCTCTGAGATTAAACAGGATATTTTAGGCTTTGCTAAAAAACATATGTAA
- the chbA gene encoding PTS N,N'-diacetylchitobiose transporter subunit IIA translates to MFDLDKIVDDVQPIDELEDVVMGLIINAGQARSLAYKALKHAKTGDFTQAEELMAQSRKALNEAHLVQTQLIEADQGEGKTRVTLVLVHAQDHLMNAMLARELISELIELHQKIS, encoded by the coding sequence ATGTTTGATTTAGATAAGATCGTTGATGATGTGCAACCTATCGATGAACTTGAAGATGTGGTCATGGGGTTGATTATCAACGCAGGGCAAGCCCGGAGTTTGGCCTATAAAGCATTGAAACATGCCAAAACAGGCGATTTTACCCAAGCAGAAGAGCTGATGGCACAATCGCGCAAGGCATTGAACGAAGCGCATCTGGTACAAACTCAGCTTATTGAAGCCGATCAAGGTGAGGGGAAAACTCGAGTCACGTTGGTATTAGTGCATGCCCAGGATCATTTGATGAATGCGATGTTAGCCCGAGAGTTGATTTCAGAACTTATTGAATTACATCAAAAAATAAGCTAA
- the kch gene encoding voltage-gated potassium channel protein: MKILQEIKTKVSIPLLLAILVAINGYLVLSPVLFRALSHSTDAINNFSTWKEALSFLELFEIPRFMIGLLLILMAFSVAMKIRTAWFLTVLLLFTLVAINIFILKDQDKLTTYSLIVLVALLFYWREFDHYSLGSATFFAIASICSLIVYSMLGTLYMGDEFAPVVTDLPTAFYFAIVCMSTVGFGDIIPHTTVARMFTLTVIIAGITVFATSIASIAGPIISNNIKRIVKGRISHVERKNHFIIVGSSSLALNVYNGLRDRGDDVTVICAVGSQHGFPPHADVIEGDPSSVETLKLAGAARAKYIIALCNNDADNTFTILAAKEIAGEGTKTLALVNETQNMQKVKRVNPDMVFSLPLLGSELLVRTLNGDTINNSLITEMFFGNCQKLD, from the coding sequence ATGAAAATATTACAGGAAATTAAAACGAAGGTTTCAATACCGCTTTTGTTGGCTATTTTGGTGGCCATTAATGGGTATCTGGTGTTAAGTCCTGTGCTTTTCCGGGCACTATCTCATTCAACAGATGCGATAAACAATTTCAGCACTTGGAAGGAGGCGCTAAGTTTTCTCGAATTATTTGAAATTCCAAGATTTATGATCGGTCTGCTATTGATATTAATGGCATTTTCAGTTGCGATGAAAATCCGTACTGCATGGTTTCTTACGGTATTATTGTTGTTTACCCTCGTCGCTATCAATATCTTTATTCTGAAAGATCAAGATAAACTGACCACTTATTCCCTTATTGTCCTTGTTGCACTGCTATTTTATTGGCGTGAGTTTGATCATTACAGTCTTGGGAGTGCAACATTCTTTGCGATCGCAAGTATTTGTTCATTAATCGTCTATAGCATGCTGGGCACCCTTTACATGGGTGATGAGTTCGCACCGGTGGTGACCGATTTACCTACAGCGTTCTATTTCGCGATTGTTTGTATGTCGACAGTGGGCTTCGGGGATATTATTCCACATACCACTGTGGCGAGAATGTTCACTCTTACGGTGATTATTGCTGGCATTACAGTCTTTGCTACTTCGATTGCTTCTATTGCTGGCCCGATAATCAGTAATAATATTAAACGCATTGTTAAAGGTAGGATTTCTCACGTGGAACGTAAAAATCATTTTATTATTGTTGGTTCCAGTTCTTTGGCGCTGAATGTTTATAACGGTCTGCGTGACCGGGGTGATGATGTTACTGTGATTTGCGCAGTTGGCAGCCAACACGGTTTTCCTCCACATGCAGATGTTATTGAGGGCGATCCCTCTTCGGTCGAAACACTGAAATTGGCCGGTGCCGCCAGGGCAAAATATATTATCGCATTGTGCAACAATGATGCCGACAATACCTTTACCATTCTGGCAGCAAAAGAGATTGCCGGTGAGGGTACGAAAACACTAGCTCTGGTTAATGAAACGCAAAATATGCAAAAAGTTAAACGAGTTAACCCTGATATGGTGTTCTCATTGCCATTGTTAGGTAGCGAACTGTTGGTCAGAACCTTAAATGGCGATACGATTAATAACTCTCTTATTACCGAGATGTTCTTTGGGAATTGCCAAAAATTAGATTAA
- a CDS encoding fluoride efflux transporter FluC has product MTAIDVMWVGLGGGIGSLLRWWIGLGVGKIYKGNFPLGTFLINISGAFVIGYLSILFSVDWRDRYGDLINAAVLTGILGGYTTFSSMQLDAAKLSTTRGRAIAAGYLIISVLVGLAAAALGAWLAY; this is encoded by the coding sequence ATGACTGCAATCGATGTAATGTGGGTTGGGCTAGGTGGAGGGATTGGCTCATTATTACGATGGTGGATTGGGCTCGGTGTTGGCAAAATATATAAAGGTAATTTTCCCCTCGGCACTTTTCTAATTAATATTTCGGGTGCATTTGTCATTGGTTATCTAAGCATTCTTTTTAGTGTCGACTGGCGCGACCGCTATGGTGATCTCATAAATGCCGCCGTGTTAACCGGTATTTTAGGCGGTTATACCACTTTCAGTAGCATGCAATTAGATGCGGCAAAACTATCTACAACCCGGGGCAGAGCTATTGCTGCTGGATATCTGATTATTTCTGTATTAGTCGGTTTAGCTGCGGCCGCATTGGGTGCATGGCTGGCTTATTAA
- a CDS encoding PTS sugar transporter subunit IIB, giving the protein MEKKKIYLFCSAGMSTSLLVSKMKVQAEKYEVPVIINAYPEALAAQHGIEADVILLGPQIAYMLPEVTKMFPNKPVEVIDSILYGKVDGLGVLKAAVAAIKKAKQ; this is encoded by the coding sequence ATGGAAAAGAAAAAAATTTATCTATTTTGTTCTGCCGGTATGTCTACCTCATTACTGGTTTCCAAAATGAAAGTACAAGCAGAGAAGTATGAAGTGCCAGTGATTATCAATGCTTACCCGGAAGCACTGGCCGCGCAGCATGGGATTGAAGCCGATGTGATCCTCTTAGGGCCACAGATTGCTTATATGTTGCCTGAAGTCACCAAAATGTTCCCTAACAAACCCGTCGAAGTGATTGATTCTATCCTGTACGGCAAGGTCGATGGTTTAGGGGTATTAAAAGCTGCTGTTGCCGCAATAAAAAAAGCAAAACAATAA
- a CDS encoding PQQ-dependent sugar dehydrogenase — protein sequence MTLFENKTPASRLHFQLLKLLLLSVFVSASAIAAPAPTVTVTELQDGLDHPWSLAFLPDNGGILITERSGKLRLWQQGKPLSEPLKGVPAVYAKGQGGLLEVALSPKFAQDRRVYLSFAEEGKDGKAGTAVGYGRLNPQGTAVENFTVFFRQQPKLSTGNHFGGKLAFDKQGDLFITLGENNQRLTAQDLSLHQGKIVRLTPDGKVPKDNPFANQSPARPEIWSYGHRNPQGLALNPWSGVMWSNEHGPKGGDEINIPIAGKNYGWPLATQGVNYSGLPIPEAKGTHVDGTEQPAYYWEKSPGISGMAFYDADRFPAWQHSLFIGALAQKELIRLQLDGDKVMTEERLLGDRGERIRDVRIGPDGYVYLLTDESDGKLLKVGLATNN from the coding sequence ATGACGTTATTCGAAAATAAAACACCAGCCTCTCGACTGCATTTTCAACTATTAAAATTACTTTTGCTGAGTGTGTTTGTCTCGGCATCCGCTATCGCCGCCCCAGCCCCCACAGTGACAGTAACTGAGCTACAAGATGGGTTGGATCACCCCTGGTCACTGGCATTTCTACCGGATAATGGGGGGATTTTGATCACCGAACGTTCCGGGAAACTTCGGTTATGGCAACAGGGAAAACCGTTGTCAGAACCCTTAAAAGGCGTGCCTGCGGTTTATGCTAAGGGGCAAGGTGGCTTATTGGAAGTCGCATTATCACCTAAATTTGCCCAAGACAGGCGCGTCTACCTCAGTTTTGCTGAAGAGGGAAAGGACGGAAAAGCCGGTACTGCGGTGGGCTATGGTCGCCTTAATCCGCAAGGCACAGCTGTTGAGAACTTCACGGTTTTCTTCCGCCAACAGCCCAAGTTATCAACCGGCAACCATTTTGGCGGCAAATTAGCTTTTGATAAGCAAGGGGATCTTTTTATCACTTTGGGTGAGAATAATCAGCGCCTGACCGCTCAGGATCTGAGCTTGCACCAGGGTAAAATTGTGCGTCTAACCCCTGATGGTAAAGTGCCGAAAGATAATCCCTTTGCCAATCAGTCACCGGCAAGACCCGAAATTTGGTCTTATGGCCACCGTAATCCACAAGGGTTGGCGCTTAATCCATGGAGTGGCGTGATGTGGTCCAATGAACATGGGCCGAAAGGCGGCGATGAAATAAACATCCCAATAGCGGGAAAAAACTACGGCTGGCCACTGGCAACACAGGGAGTGAACTATTCCGGTTTGCCGATCCCTGAAGCGAAAGGTACTCATGTCGATGGGACTGAACAGCCTGCCTATTACTGGGAAAAATCACCAGGTATCAGTGGGATGGCATTTTATGATGCCGACCGATTCCCTGCCTGGCAGCATTCACTGTTTATCGGTGCATTAGCGCAAAAAGAGTTAATTCGTTTACAACTGGATGGCGATAAAGTCATGACTGAGGAGCGCCTGTTGGGTGATCGTGGCGAAAGAATCCGCGATGTACGCATCGGGCCTGACGGCTATGTTTATCTGTTGACGGACGAGAGCGACGGTAAGCTACTCAAAGTCGGTCTTGCGACTAACAATTAG
- the chbR gene encoding transcriptional regulator ChbR, whose product MKVNKMEVRLVREKDFFNGKEFHLFIYNKTESATGLHQHDYYEYTLILTGMCYQEINGKRVFLERGDFVFIPMGSHHQSFYDFGATRILNVGIRKSFFEEHYSHLLSRPIVASQAYRLKGDFLSYIESAISAPHFREDELTELVELLTFYVTNRISHYKETETNDDIPQWLKNSIDKMHDKSMFGEKALVNMIALSGKTQEYLTRATRRYYQKTPMQIINEIRINFAKTQLEMTNYFVSDIAFEAGYSDTTLFIKNFKKLTSFTPGNYRKKFNCVRDGLSD is encoded by the coding sequence GTGAAGGTAAATAAGATGGAAGTCAGATTAGTACGTGAAAAAGACTTTTTTAACGGAAAAGAATTCCATCTGTTTATTTATAACAAAACGGAGAGCGCGACAGGCTTACACCAACATGATTACTATGAATACACTCTGATATTAACTGGCATGTGTTATCAGGAGATTAATGGTAAGCGCGTTTTTTTAGAACGTGGCGATTTTGTTTTTATCCCCATGGGTTCTCATCATCAAAGTTTCTATGATTTTGGTGCCACGCGAATATTAAACGTTGGGATTAGAAAATCTTTCTTTGAAGAGCACTATTCTCATTTACTCTCCCGGCCTATTGTGGCTTCGCAGGCTTATCGCCTGAAAGGTGATTTTCTTTCTTATATTGAATCAGCTATTTCTGCGCCACATTTTAGGGAAGATGAGCTGACAGAATTGGTCGAACTGCTGACATTCTATGTGACTAACCGTATCAGCCATTATAAAGAGACTGAAACTAACGATGACATACCGCAGTGGTTAAAAAACAGTATCGACAAAATGCATGATAAATCGATGTTTGGTGAGAAAGCATTGGTAAACATGATTGCGCTGTCGGGAAAAACTCAAGAATACTTGACTCGTGCCACTCGGCGTTATTATCAGAAAACGCCAATGCAGATTATTAATGAAATCAGAATTAATTTTGCCAAAACCCAGCTCGAAATGACGAATTATTTTGTTTCCGATATTGCTTTCGAAGCGGGATACAGTGATACCACGTTATTTATCAAAAACTTCAAGAAATTGACCTCTTTTACGCCAGGAAATTACCGCAAGAAATTCAACTGCGTCAGAGACGGATTATCCGATTAG
- the mgrA gene encoding L-glyceraldehyde 3-phosphate reductase, with product MLYNADPSRYNQMQYRFCGKSGLQLPALSLGLWHNFSFNNTLESQRTLLRKAFDLGITHFDLANNYGPPPGSAEQNFGKLLQDDFKPYRDELIISTKAGYNMWPGPYGTGSSRKYLLASLDQSLKRMGLDYVDIFYSHRVDENTPMEETASALAQAVQSGKALYVGISSYSSERTAKMVELLQQWKIPLLIHQPSYNILNRWVEQTNLLDTLDKQGVGCIAFTPLAQGLLTGKYLNGIPDDSRMKKEAGGSLKETMLSAANLRSIKLLNELAEQRGQSLAQMALSWLLKDSRVTSVLIGASRPEQLEENCAALNNLNFSAEELCAIDQHVTDGQLNLWQASSAR from the coding sequence ATGCTTTACAACGCAGATCCTTCCCGATACAACCAAATGCAATATCGCTTTTGTGGAAAAAGCGGCTTGCAGCTTCCCGCATTGTCACTTGGACTTTGGCATAATTTTAGTTTTAACAATACATTAGAATCGCAGCGAACTTTATTGCGCAAAGCCTTTGACTTGGGAATTACCCATTTCGATTTAGCGAATAATTATGGCCCACCGCCAGGATCGGCAGAACAAAATTTCGGTAAGTTGCTACAAGATGATTTTAAGCCTTATCGTGATGAACTGATAATCTCGACTAAAGCCGGTTATAACATGTGGCCCGGCCCCTATGGCACAGGCAGCTCGCGGAAATATCTGCTGGCCAGTCTGGATCAAAGCCTAAAACGTATGGGACTGGATTATGTGGATATTTTCTATTCGCACCGTGTTGATGAAAATACGCCAATGGAAGAAACAGCATCAGCTTTAGCTCAGGCAGTACAAAGTGGTAAAGCATTATATGTTGGAATCTCATCCTATTCTTCTGAGCGAACAGCCAAAATGGTGGAGTTATTACAGCAATGGAAAATTCCTCTGCTTATTCACCAGCCTTCTTATAATATTCTCAATCGTTGGGTTGAACAGACAAACCTATTAGATACCTTGGATAAACAAGGTGTCGGCTGTATTGCTTTTACACCTTTGGCACAAGGATTGCTGACCGGGAAATATCTCAATGGTATTCCTGATGATTCCCGCATGAAAAAAGAAGCGGGCGGTTCGCTCAAAGAAACTATGTTGTCAGCAGCCAATCTGCGTAGCATCAAATTGTTGAACGAATTAGCTGAACAACGTGGGCAGTCTTTGGCGCAAATGGCATTAAGCTGGTTGTTGAAAGATAGCCGCGTCACATCGGTTTTGATTGGTGCCAGCCGGCCAGAACAACTAGAGGAAAACTGTGCCGCTCTCAATAATCTTAACTTTAGCGCCGAGGAATTGTGCGCGATTGATCAGCATGTTACCGATGGGCAGCTCAATTTATGGCAGGCTTCTTCGGCGCGGTAA
- the crcB gene encoding fluoride efflux transporter CrcB, whose translation MPNLIILVFVGGAFGAMCREFIMLSVPRLADGFPMDIFVANIIAAFLLGLATSFFKNGKINQYVHLMVGTGIMGGLSTFSSFVFGAVEMMKNPGEVLVSICYLVVSLIVGFIAVEFGLMVGPKEKPKDPQTATQ comes from the coding sequence ATGCCGAATCTTATTATTTTAGTTTTTGTTGGTGGGGCTTTTGGTGCCATGTGTCGTGAATTTATTATGTTATCAGTTCCACGACTGGCAGATGGCTTCCCGATGGATATCTTTGTAGCCAATATCATCGCCGCATTTTTATTAGGGTTAGCCACCTCTTTCTTTAAAAACGGTAAAATTAATCAATATGTCCATCTGATGGTGGGTACCGGTATTATGGGTGGTCTTTCAACATTTTCTAGTTTCGTATTTGGTGCCGTTGAAATGATGAAAAACCCTGGTGAGGTTTTAGTCTCAATTTGCTACCTGGTTGTCAGCCTGATTGTTGGTTTTATCGCTGTTGAATTTGGTTTAATGGTGGGGCCAAAAGAGAAACCTAAGGATCCACAAACCGCCACGCAATAA
- the chbC gene encoding PTS N,N'-diacetylchitobiose transporter subunit IIC gives MSAFINSLERAILPFAIKIGKQQHINAIKNGFIRLMPLTLTGAMFVLINNVFLSFGEGSFFFSMGVRLDADTITTLNGFKAIGGNVYNGTLGIMSLMTPFFISMALAEEKRVDPLASALLAIAAFMTVTPYSVGDAYAVGANWLGGANIISGIIIGLVVAEVFAFIVRRNWVIRLPDSVPTSVSRSFSALIPGFIILSIMGVIAYALGLHGTNFHQIIMDTISAPLSKMGSVVGWVYVMCSSLLWFFGIHGAMALSALESGIMMPFALENVATYTQYGSVAAALAAGKEFHMWAKPFVDSYIFLGGTGATLGLVIAIFIGSRREDYRQVAKLGAPASIFQINEPILFGLPVIMNPLFFIPFILVQPVLAIITSIAYYTGFIPPITNIAPWTMPVGLGAFFNTNGSIAAMLLSLFNLGIATMIYLPFVIIANKAQNAIDSEVQSEEEIADSLKF, from the coding sequence GTGAGCGCATTTATTAATTCTCTGGAAAGGGCCATATTGCCCTTCGCCATTAAAATTGGCAAACAGCAACATATTAATGCCATCAAGAATGGATTCATTCGGCTGATGCCGCTAACCCTGACGGGTGCTATGTTTGTACTTATCAATAACGTTTTCTTGAGTTTTGGTGAAGGGTCATTCTTTTTCTCGATGGGTGTTCGGTTAGACGCCGATACCATCACCACGCTCAATGGTTTTAAAGCGATAGGCGGCAACGTTTACAACGGTACTCTCGGTATCATGTCGTTAATGACGCCATTCTTTATCAGTATGGCTCTGGCTGAAGAGAAAAGAGTCGATCCGCTGGCTTCAGCACTGCTGGCGATTGCTGCCTTTATGACCGTGACCCCATACAGTGTTGGCGATGCCTATGCGGTAGGTGCCAACTGGTTAGGTGGTGCAAATATTATATCCGGTATTATTATCGGCTTGGTGGTGGCAGAGGTCTTCGCCTTTATCGTGCGCCGTAACTGGGTTATCCGCCTGCCAGACAGTGTCCCGACTTCCGTTTCTCGTTCTTTCTCTGCACTGATTCCTGGTTTTATCATTCTGTCCATCATGGGGGTGATTGCCTATGCCCTTGGATTGCATGGCACCAACTTCCATCAGATCATTATGGACACCATTTCAGCTCCGCTCTCTAAGATGGGCAGTGTTGTAGGTTGGGTGTATGTGATGTGCTCTTCACTGTTGTGGTTCTTCGGGATACACGGTGCGATGGCATTATCTGCATTGGAAAGTGGCATTATGATGCCATTTGCATTGGAAAACGTGGCGACATATACCCAATATGGCTCGGTTGCTGCGGCCTTGGCTGCTGGCAAAGAATTCCATATGTGGGCCAAACCTTTTGTTGATTCCTATATCTTCCTCGGCGGAACCGGGGCAACACTGGGGCTGGTTATTGCTATCTTTATTGGTTCTCGCCGTGAAGATTATCGTCAGGTGGCAAAACTGGGCGCTCCAGCCAGTATTTTCCAGATTAACGAACCAATTCTGTTTGGTTTACCGGTTATTATGAACCCGCTGTTCTTTATTCCGTTTATCCTGGTTCAACCGGTATTAGCCATTATCACTTCAATTGCGTATTACACCGGTTTTATTCCGCCAATCACCAATATTGCACCCTGGACCATGCCTGTCGGATTGGGGGCTTTCTTTAACACCAACGGCAGTATTGCGGCGATGCTATTAAGTTTGTTCAACCTTGGTATTGCCACAATGATTTATCTACCCTTTGTGATTATTGCCAATAAAGCACAAAACGCGATAGACAGTGAAGTTCAAAGCGAAGAAGAAATAGCAGATAGCTTGAAATTCTAA